One region of Mesomycoplasma ovipneumoniae genomic DNA includes:
- the infB gene encoding translation initiation factor IF-2, whose product MKKPQKRISNVGDIKAQLKNVETKVHNGVFLFSGIMTISELSEKINVSVNEIITYFFKQAKMYNLNHSLSEDEIAEVCLEFGLDFKKEVQIDASNFMEEVSIKDDSDHLSHRPPIITVMGHVDHGKTTLLDFIRKTNVAKNERGGITQHTGAYQVNFEDNIINFIDTPGHEAFTQMRARGAKVTDIIVLVVAADDGVMPQTKEAISHATAANVPIIVFVNKMDKPNKDIDRIKNELSALNIVTEEWGGNNIFVYGSALTGQGIDELFRSILLVAEILELKANKNRYPIGTVIEAKLHHNKGTIATLMVQNGTLMVRDFIVAGCQYGRIRSLEDTNGKPIKFAPPGTPVIVTGLNYVPEAGDKFFGFHEEKFAKQLALERRQSEKLSKTKAQTSQQTKEKTLNIIIKADVTGIAQALHSTIEQLASKHVHIHILHSGVGIINKADILLAQTSNSTIYTFNLQVPPAIKAQAKQAQVEIREHTIIYKIVDEIKKQVRSMREIKYELQHIGTAKIIAKFWFSKVGSIAGCSVVSGKFVENCKIELWRNSKLIHSGKIESLQRDKNPVKEVTIGNEFGTHIYKFDDIEIGDELKSFIEVEIDN is encoded by the coding sequence ATGAAAAAACCGCAAAAACGAATCTCAAATGTAGGCGACATTAAGGCTCAACTAAAAAATGTTGAAACTAAAGTTCACAACGGCGTTTTTCTCTTTTCGGGAATAATGACAATTAGCGAACTTTCAGAAAAAATTAATGTCTCTGTTAATGAAATTATTACTTATTTTTTCAAACAAGCAAAAATGTATAATTTAAATCATAGTCTATCTGAAGATGAAATTGCCGAAGTTTGTCTTGAATTTGGACTTGATTTTAAAAAAGAAGTCCAAATTGATGCATCAAATTTCATGGAAGAAGTAAGTATTAAAGACGATTCTGATCATCTCAGCCACCGCCCTCCAATTATTACGGTTATGGGTCATGTCGATCACGGAAAAACAACACTTCTTGATTTTATTAGAAAAACTAATGTTGCAAAAAATGAGCGCGGCGGAATAACCCAACACACCGGTGCTTATCAAGTTAATTTTGAAGACAATATTATCAATTTTATTGACACACCAGGTCATGAAGCCTTTACACAAATGCGCGCGCGCGGGGCAAAAGTTACCGATATTATCGTGCTTGTTGTTGCTGCTGATGATGGAGTTATGCCTCAAACTAAAGAAGCTATCAGTCATGCTACTGCTGCAAATGTGCCTATTATTGTTTTTGTTAATAAAATGGACAAACCTAACAAAGACATTGATCGAATCAAAAATGAACTTTCAGCATTAAATATTGTCACCGAAGAATGAGGGGGAAACAATATTTTTGTCTACGGTTCGGCTCTAACTGGACAAGGAATTGATGAACTTTTTCGGTCTATTTTACTAGTTGCTGAAATACTTGAACTAAAGGCGAACAAAAATCGCTACCCAATTGGAACCGTTATTGAAGCAAAACTTCACCATAATAAAGGAACAATTGCAACTCTAATGGTGCAAAATGGAACTTTGATGGTTCGAGATTTCATTGTTGCTGGTTGTCAATACGGTCGAATTCGTTCACTTGAAGACACAAATGGTAAGCCAATTAAATTTGCTCCTCCGGGAACTCCGGTTATTGTCACAGGTCTAAATTATGTTCCTGAAGCTGGTGATAAATTTTTTGGCTTCCATGAGGAAAAATTTGCCAAACAACTTGCATTAGAAAGAAGACAATCTGAAAAACTTTCAAAAACAAAAGCCCAAACTAGTCAACAAACAAAAGAAAAAACCTTAAATATTATAATCAAAGCCGATGTAACTGGAATTGCTCAAGCTTTGCATTCAACAATTGAACAACTTGCTTCAAAACATGTTCATATTCACATTTTACACTCTGGAGTTGGGATTATTAACAAAGCTGATATTTTGCTAGCCCAAACTTCAAATTCAACTATTTACACTTTTAACCTCCAAGTTCCGCCAGCAATAAAAGCGCAAGCTAAACAAGCTCAAGTCGAAATTCGTGAGCACACTATTATTTATAAAATAGTTGATGAAATTAAAAAGCAAGTTCGAAGTATGCGTGAAATCAAATACGAACTTCAACATATTGGTACTGCTAAAATCATTGCTAAATTTTGATTCTCAAAAGTCGGTTCAATTGCCGGATGTAGCGTTGTTAGTGGAAAATTTGTTGAAAATTGCAAAATTGAATTGTGAAGAAATTCCAAATTAATTCACTCAGGAAAAATTGAATCACTTCAGCGTGATAAAAATCCTGTAAAAGAGGTAACAATTGGAAATGAATTTGGAACACACATCTACAAATTTGATGACATCGAAATAGGTGATGAACTTAAATCTTTTATTGAAGTTGAAATTGATAATTAA
- a CDS encoding YlxR family protein encodes MKNHTRKCIVDQKVYPINNLIRFTYINQKLIIDKHFDKKIGGRGAYIFNDYEKIQFAIKRKLFNRAFKTNISPFAYQNLAIEVENLWKNRKNESQM; translated from the coding sequence ATGAAAAATCACACAAGAAAATGTATAGTTGATCAAAAAGTTTATCCTATAAATAATTTAATTAGGTTCACTTATATTAATCAAAAATTAATTATTGATAAACATTTTGATAAAAAAATTGGTGGCAGGGGCGCTTACATTTTCAATGATTATGAAAAAATTCAATTTGCGATTAAAAGAAAACTTTTTAATCGCGCTTTTAAAACAAATATTTCCCCTTTTGCTTACCAAAATTTAGCAATCGAGGTAGAAAACTTATGAAAAAACCGCAAAAACGAATCTCAAATGTAG
- a CDS encoding 16S rRNA (uracil(1498)-N(3))-methyltransferase, with protein MFRFFVSEKQENFFILDDLNLNHIKVVRIKNENFICVYKGEFYLTKLVQNSNKAEIIEKLEINNEPKNKVILALAILKTKSFEFAIQKAVEIGVSEIWPFFSKNVSQKLEGDLRKKLKRWEQICLHSAQQSFRNLIPKINLPINYSDILKNSSNFSQKLIAFEGQKNQTKIDQSQNDTIIIIGPEGGFDQSEIDLAQKFDFEVVSLGKRILRSETAAIFLLSKCIND; from the coding sequence ATGTTCCGTTTTTTTGTTAGTGAAAAACAAGAAAATTTTTTTATTCTTGATGATTTAAATTTAAATCATATTAAAGTTGTGCGAATTAAAAACGAAAATTTTATCTGTGTTTACAAAGGTGAATTTTATCTTACAAAATTAGTTCAAAATTCAAACAAAGCTGAAATTATTGAAAAACTTGAAATAAATAATGAACCTAAAAACAAGGTTATTTTAGCACTTGCAATTCTAAAGACAAAATCCTTTGAATTTGCAATTCAAAAGGCTGTTGAAATTGGAGTCAGTGAAATTTGACCGTTTTTTAGTAAAAATGTAAGTCAAAAATTAGAAGGAGACTTAAGAAAAAAATTAAAAAGATGAGAGCAAATTTGTCTCCACAGCGCACAACAGAGTTTTCGAAATTTGATTCCAAAAATAAATTTACCTATAAATTACAGTGATATTTTGAAAAATTCTAGTAATTTTAGTCAAAAATTAATCGCCTTTGAAGGCCAAAAAAACCAGACAAAAATAGACCAATCACAAAATGATACAATTATAATAATCGGTCCTGAAGGTGGTTTTGACCAATCAGAGATAGATTTAGCCCAAAAATTTGATTTTGAAGTTGTGTCTTTAGGCAAAAGAATTTTACGTTCTGAAACAGCCGCTATTTTTTTATTAAGCAAATGCATAAATGATTAA
- the alaS gene encoding alanine--tRNA ligase, whose translation MKKLSANEVRQLWFDFFQLKNHLLIESKPLVPQNDDSLLWINSGVAALKDYFIGKKIPPSKRLVNSQKALRTNDIENVGQTSRHHTLFEMLGNFSIGDYFKLEAIDFAFEFLTKWLELDPEKLYITYYDSDLETLNKWKSLGFPENRLIPGGKKTNFWDLGQGPCGPCTEIYFDRGEKFDARGDELIRNDIENDRFIEIWNIVFSEFNNDGAQNYSPLMSKNIDTGAGFERIVSILQNGPTNYDTDLFLPIIAEIQKYTDFKYDIENYFKKDAKQAQINKSFRLIADHIRAISAAVNDGVMPSNLHRGYIIRRLIRRAYWNGKKLGISEEFLHKLVPIVAKTLNSNFDIEKIESVIYHEEKNFIKTLEIGHELLENEIKKTEGQISPEIVFKLFVTYGFPPELTQEILQEKNISFDLKSLEEYREKHAQISRANIKKGMGKVIDSLNQVTSQISEFIGYEFHKTETKIAFLANQFSEIDQSNEGEISYAIFEKTPFYATAGGQKHDQGYIIQNGKKIEIIDVFKDKFLNNVHVFEGELSKNLPVILELNSDNRLKLERNHSATHLLFASLRAEFGPQIKQLGSDNNEERLTFDFPCAQKPSKEEIKSVENRVNSYISQQVQREYLVTNLEKAQKLNAIMTLEESEYMDPNALRLVVFPGITTDLCGGTHIQNTKLLEKFTILSCQTKGSGIYRIRAVSSFAKNVEFLEQNIELLKFQITSLVNKIAKISQDFTFDFPSFTDLDSEFEHLTKIEEDLKEQYKKILKNQDISQSLELNSENFVDINQNKFYIDLEFNSKNLKQSAATFRQKNPKSTFILATNLEDENHLITVASFNLESNIILEKILEIYDGAGGGNSKIAQAKIKKKPIKDDIIKLLWALDPEF comes from the coding sequence ATGAAAAAATTATCAGCTAATGAAGTTCGTCAACTTTGATTTGATTTTTTTCAACTAAAAAATCATCTTCTTATAGAATCTAAACCCCTTGTTCCCCAAAATGATGATTCGCTTCTTTGAATTAATTCAGGAGTTGCGGCATTAAAAGATTATTTTATTGGTAAAAAAATTCCACCTTCAAAACGACTTGTTAATTCGCAAAAAGCACTAAGAACTAATGATATTGAAAATGTTGGTCAAACTTCAAGACATCATACTTTGTTTGAAATGTTAGGAAATTTTTCAATTGGTGACTATTTTAAACTTGAAGCGATTGATTTTGCCTTTGAATTTTTGACTAAATGATTAGAATTAGACCCTGAAAAACTTTATATAACATATTATGATAGTGATCTTGAGACTTTAAATAAATGGAAAAGTTTAGGTTTTCCTGAAAATAGGCTCATTCCTGGTGGAAAAAAAACTAATTTTTGAGACTTAGGTCAAGGTCCTTGTGGTCCATGTACCGAAATTTATTTTGACCGTGGTGAAAAATTTGATGCTCGTGGTGATGAATTAATAAGAAATGACATCGAAAATGACCGTTTTATTGAAATTTGAAACATTGTTTTTTCAGAATTTAATAACGACGGTGCGCAAAATTATTCACCATTAATGTCAAAAAATATTGATACTGGTGCAGGTTTTGAAAGAATCGTCTCAATTTTGCAAAATGGTCCAACTAATTATGACACAGATCTTTTTTTGCCAATTATTGCAGAAATTCAAAAGTACACTGATTTTAAATACGATATTGAAAATTATTTTAAAAAAGATGCAAAACAAGCACAAATTAATAAAAGTTTTAGACTAATTGCTGACCACATTCGCGCAATAAGTGCCGCAGTAAATGATGGAGTTATGCCATCAAATTTACACCGAGGCTATATAATTAGGCGTTTAATCAGAAGAGCCTATTGAAACGGGAAAAAATTAGGAATTTCAGAAGAGTTTTTACACAAATTAGTTCCAATTGTGGCTAAAACACTAAACTCTAATTTTGACATCGAAAAAATTGAGTCTGTGATTTATCATGAAGAGAAAAATTTTATAAAAACTCTTGAAATTGGTCATGAACTGTTAGAAAATGAGATAAAAAAAACTGAAGGTCAAATTTCTCCAGAAATTGTTTTTAAACTTTTTGTTACTTACGGTTTTCCTCCTGAACTAACTCAGGAAATCCTTCAAGAAAAAAATATTAGTTTTGACCTTAAATCATTAGAAGAATATCGCGAAAAACACGCTCAAATTTCCCGGGCAAATATTAAAAAAGGCATGGGAAAGGTTATTGATTCTTTAAATCAAGTTACATCACAAATTTCAGAATTTATAGGTTATGAATTTCACAAAACAGAAACAAAAATTGCTTTTTTAGCAAATCAATTTAGTGAAATTGACCAAAGTAACGAAGGTGAAATTTCATATGCAATTTTTGAAAAAACTCCATTTTATGCAACAGCAGGTGGTCAAAAACATGATCAAGGATATATAATTCAAAATGGCAAAAAAATTGAAATTATTGATGTTTTTAAGGATAAATTTTTAAACAATGTCCATGTTTTTGAAGGTGAACTATCAAAAAATTTACCGGTAATTTTAGAACTAAATTCAGACAATCGCTTAAAATTAGAGCGAAACCATTCGGCAACTCACCTTTTATTTGCTTCACTTCGGGCAGAATTTGGTCCTCAAATTAAACAACTTGGTTCTGATAATAACGAAGAAAGATTGACTTTTGACTTTCCTTGTGCTCAAAAACCTTCAAAAGAAGAAATAAAATCTGTTGAAAACCGTGTAAATTCATATATAAGTCAACAAGTTCAGCGTGAATATTTGGTAACAAACCTAGAAAAAGCCCAAAAACTAAATGCAATTATGACATTAGAAGAATCAGAATACATGGATCCTAATGCGCTTCGGCTTGTGGTTTTTCCTGGAATTACAACAGATTTATGCGGTGGAACTCATATTCAAAACACTAAATTATTAGAAAAATTCACAATTTTATCATGCCAAACTAAGGGTTCAGGAATTTACCGAATTCGTGCTGTTAGTTCTTTTGCCAAAAATGTTGAGTTTTTAGAACAAAATATTGAACTTTTGAAGTTTCAAATTACTTCATTAGTTAATAAAATTGCAAAAATTAGTCAAGATTTTACCTTTGATTTTCCAAGTTTTACTGATTTAGATTCAGAATTTGAGCACTTGACAAAAATTGAAGAAGACCTTAAAGAACAATATAAAAAAATCTTAAAAAATCAAGACATCTCTCAGTCATTAGAATTAAATTCAGAAAATTTTGTTGACATTAACCAAAATAAGTTTTACATTGATTTAGAATTTAATTCCAAAAACTTAAAACAATCAGCAGCTACTTTTAGGCAAAAAAACCCAAAATCAACATTTATTTTAGCTACAAATCTCGAAGATGAAAATCATTTAATTACAGTTGCATCTTTTAACTTAGAATCAAATATCATTCTTGAAAAAATTCTAGAAATTTACGATGGTGCAGGAGGTGGAAATTCTAAAATAGCTCAGGCAAAAATCAAGAAAAAACCTATAAAAGACGATATAATTAAGCTTTTATGAGCATTAGACCCAGAGTTTTAG
- a CDS encoding pullulanase, whose protein sequence is MFINYDTALIRKNSRGESYWGPLGLIFNSNRFEFYLWSPDATRVHFAIYENFQDTNPTEIIAMTKRSDVWFCEIDEKFHGYLYNLLIEHRDSKITEALDPYSYSICPFDWTKNEVPKSYLIDIYSPQAGTSPLELSFQTKNPLSDALIYELNIRDFSSKNSNIANPGTFLGALDQKIFDYLSDLNFNFLQLLPVHSCYTFSQKNISILKKGQGKGHFTNYNWGYDPLGFFSINSSYSSNPVDPYLKIKEFKAFIDSAHKKNIGIILDVAFSQTFRKSILDDVARGYFYRDEALSFPSQFPPLDSQKPMAFRLILDSLIFFVKYYKVDGFRFDAASYFDKKSLEIISIELKKINPNIILFGKFCKKTDLQHKNRTEKTSRSNNFNFAYLNNGLSNVIRGSNVPGDKGLILSKNSSKFASYVSLIPGGIFDFNFGDFFHSSRRDDLFANDISINVSYITSYDGPTLADKILTTASGLTKNAFIETYRQALMMVLFVQGKVLLSSGTEFGFSKVCDFSGASYSNCHLNLNSTKPPFPFQANKFLDFYSNKTTDFTNGLDFSLLEINEIKAKIFNFLAKINEFRQKTQFFRLPDNQAICDSIKFETVDNKKGLIIFNIQIKNEIIKVIHNFSSNSYDYNFEDFDVIFNSKLQFSQNIIQKRQSILLMKKH, encoded by the coding sequence ATGTTTATTAATTATGATACTGCTTTAATTAGAAAAAATTCGCGCGGTGAATCGTATTGAGGACCGCTAGGCTTAATTTTTAATTCAAACCGTTTTGAATTTTATTTATGATCACCTGATGCAACGCGGGTTCACTTTGCAATTTATGAAAATTTTCAAGACACAAATCCAACCGAAATAATCGCAATGACAAAGCGATCTGATGTTTGGTTTTGTGAAATTGACGAAAAATTTCACGGATATCTTTATAATTTACTAATTGAGCACCGTGATTCAAAAATAACCGAAGCGCTTGACCCTTATTCTTACAGCATTTGTCCTTTTGATTGAACTAAAAATGAAGTTCCAAAAAGTTATTTAATTGATATTTATTCACCTCAAGCTGGCACAAGTCCTTTAGAATTATCATTTCAAACCAAAAATCCGCTGAGTGATGCGCTAATTTATGAATTAAATATTCGTGATTTTAGTTCAAAAAATTCAAACATAGCAAATCCAGGAACTTTTCTTGGGGCTCTAGATCAGAAAATTTTTGATTATCTGTCTGACTTAAATTTTAATTTTTTGCAATTATTGCCAGTTCATTCTTGTTACACTTTTAGTCAAAAAAATATTTCAATTCTTAAAAAAGGTCAAGGAAAAGGTCATTTTACAAACTATAATTGGGGCTATGATCCACTTGGTTTTTTTTCAATTAATTCAAGTTATTCGTCAAACCCGGTTGACCCGTATTTAAAAATAAAAGAATTTAAGGCATTTATTGACTCAGCTCATAAAAAAAATATCGGAATTATTCTTGATGTTGCTTTTAGTCAAACTTTTCGAAAATCTATTTTAGATGATGTTGCTCGAGGTTATTTTTATCGCGATGAGGCTTTGTCTTTTCCTTCCCAATTTCCGCCTCTTGATTCACAAAAGCCAATGGCATTTAGGTTAATTTTAGACTCGCTTATTTTCTTTGTTAAATACTATAAAGTTGATGGATTTCGCTTTGATGCAGCTTCGTATTTTGATAAAAAATCGCTTGAAATTATAAGTATTGAACTGAAAAAAATAAATCCTAACATTATCTTGTTTGGTAAATTTTGTAAAAAAACTGATTTACAACATAAAAATCGAACGGAAAAAACTAGTCGTTCTAATAATTTTAATTTTGCTTATTTAAATAACGGGCTTTCTAATGTCATTCGCGGATCTAATGTTCCTGGTGATAAAGGTCTAATTTTGTCAAAAAATAGTTCAAAATTTGCTTCATATGTCTCATTAATTCCAGGTGGTATTTTTGATTTTAATTTTGGCGATTTTTTTCACTCAAGTAGAAGAGATGACCTTTTTGCAAACGATATTAGTATAAATGTTTCTTATATAACTTCATATGATGGTCCTACTTTGGCTGACAAAATTTTAACAACTGCTTCAGGGCTAACGAAAAACGCCTTTATCGAAACTTACCGTCAAGCATTAATGATGGTTTTATTTGTTCAAGGAAAAGTTCTTTTAAGTTCAGGAACTGAGTTTGGCTTTTCAAAAGTGTGTGATTTTTCGGGCGCTAGTTATTCAAATTGTCATCTTAATTTAAATTCAACAAAACCACCTTTTCCATTTCAGGCCAATAAATTTCTTGATTTTTATTCAAATAAAACTACTGATTTTACTAATGGTCTTGATTTTAGCCTTCTTGAAATTAACGAAATCAAAGCTAAAATTTTTAATTTTTTAGCAAAAATTAATGAATTTCGTCAAAAAACCCAGTTTTTTAGATTGCCAGATAATCAAGCAATTTGTGATTCTATAAAATTCGAAACTGTTGATAATAAAAAAGGACTAATAATTTTTAACATCCAAATTAAAAACGAAATTATTAAAGTGATTCATAATTTTTCAAGCAATTCTTATGACTATAATTTTGAAGATTTTGATGTAATTTTTAATTCTAAATTACAATTTAGTCAAAATATTATTCAAAAACGACAGTCAATCTTACTTATGAAAAAACACTAA
- a CDS encoding FAD-dependent oxidoreductase: protein MKIISIGTNHAGTSFLRTLKTIYPQAELVSYDRNTDISFLGCGIALWVSDEFSDPSGLFYSSPEQLKSMGIDVHLQHDVLEIDRENKIITVKNLVSGEIFKDSYDKLVFAGGTWPIIPPFEGINLENILVSKTFTHAQEIKAKAVDPTIKNVIIIGGGYIGIELLEAFHKYGKKTTLIDMQDRIIPNYFDKEFTQKIEDKIVEEGINLQFNQKVVRFIADESGKKVAFVETDKGKYAADLVILAIGFSPNTKILTDVEKTANGAVKVDEFQRCLSDKDLYVIGDSASMVHNVTKQHAHIALATNAVKSGIVAAFHIAGREDIPFPGYVGTNAISVFGFNYASTGYCENACPKMGLDNVGVEYLEDWDRPEFMQNKSKVWIKIAYDKPSLKLIGAQIGSYGKEYNHTEVIYFLSLAIQKGLKLPEIALSDFYFLPHYNKPFNFVIQVILNALGLNYNKK, encoded by the coding sequence ATGAAAATAATATCAATTGGAACTAACCATGCCGGAACTTCATTTTTAAGAACCCTAAAAACTATTTACCCACAAGCAGAACTTGTCTCATATGATAGAAATACTGACATTTCTTTTTTAGGTTGCGGAATTGCACTTTGAGTTTCTGATGAATTTAGTGATCCATCTGGACTTTTTTATTCAAGTCCTGAACAATTAAAATCAATGGGAATCGATGTTCATTTACAGCATGATGTTCTCGAAATTGACCGTGAAAATAAAATTATTACCGTTAAAAATTTAGTTAGTGGCGAAATTTTTAAAGACAGCTATGATAAATTAGTTTTTGCCGGCGGAACTTGGCCGATTATTCCACCTTTTGAGGGGATTAATCTTGAAAACATTTTAGTTTCAAAAACATTTACTCACGCACAAGAAATTAAAGCAAAAGCTGTTGATCCAACAATTAAAAATGTAATTATTATCGGTGGTGGTTACATCGGTATTGAATTACTTGAAGCTTTTCACAAATATGGCAAAAAAACAACACTAATTGACATGCAAGATAGAATTATCCCTAATTATTTTGATAAGGAATTTACTCAAAAAATTGAGGATAAAATCGTTGAAGAAGGTATTAATTTACAATTTAATCAAAAAGTTGTTCGCTTTATTGCCGATGAAAGTGGAAAAAAAGTTGCTTTTGTTGAGACAGACAAAGGTAAATATGCTGCTGATTTAGTAATTTTAGCTATTGGATTTTCACCAAACACTAAAATCTTAACAGACGTTGAAAAAACTGCTAATGGTGCAGTCAAAGTTGATGAATTCCAACGTTGCTTAAGCGATAAAGATCTTTATGTAATTGGTGATTCAGCTTCAATGGTTCACAATGTAACTAAACAACACGCTCACATTGCACTTGCAACAAATGCCGTAAAATCAGGGATAGTTGCTGCCTTCCACATTGCAGGACGTGAAGATATTCCTTTCCCAGGTTATGTTGGAACAAATGCAATTTCTGTTTTTGGATTTAATTATGCCTCAACTGGATATTGTGAAAATGCTTGTCCAAAAATGGGCTTGGATAATGTTGGTGTTGAATATCTCGAGGACTGAGATCGCCCAGAATTTATGCAAAATAAATCTAAAGTATGAATCAAAATTGCTTATGACAAACCAAGTCTAAAATTAATTGGTGCTCAAATTGGTTCATATGGAAAAGAATATAACCACACTGAAGTAATTTATTTCCTTTCACTAGCAATTCAAAAAGGTCTAAAATTACCAGAAATTGCTCTTTCAGATTTTTACTTCTTGCCTCATTACAATAAGCCATTTAATTTTGTGATCCAAGTAATTTTAAATGCACTAGGCCTAAATTACAATAAAAAATAA
- the nusA gene encoding transcription termination/antitermination protein NusA, with product MNRKKEKVTKINPRDNARLIVQSIKEVAKNSELSLDRVVDIFQEAIEFVISRKIDPDAHIVIEANLEDSNFKVFNTNGIVVEDTYFDELTNEEKINESISFILVSDAKKVDENARVDDIFSIELDLTAFEQWLFTAIMHTFKQKISEIVRNNVFNKYSLLKNQVVSATITNKISAGYIFEIDDDKVSAFMPSHYATGNNLKIGSRHEVVIENVTKNTKQSQVVVSSKSVQLVKKKIIDAIPELQSKYLEIASIARIPGEKCKVAIRKTDDAEANDISEIGSVVGETGSRIFAITQELDGEKIEVIKYDDNIIQFIVNAMSPSKVICVKEFKISHKLRRFTVVVPDFQHSLAIGKNGSNVKLTADLTRSQLQILPYSAVLKDNNFQIEWNGNVKDHQELIDLKNEYMQRQQSRAYQNKWNSYSRPNNSFDSILQQFESDILELEKPYGVENEFIPRNKVKSTKIQPEIAKPASPLKQPATKNKPSNKGVNKQENKPNYSNYQSDSVENSYSFSNVNQKKFFDADSLFDSAVNEAISENELIDKQHLEEEEGKKQDQKTPKVQVNSQTEENSESYIENEKQIKNFKSDDDLVKYTGVDDIDIDDFDF from the coding sequence ATGAATAGGAAAAAAGAAAAAGTTACTAAAATTAACCCAAGAGATAATGCAAGATTAATTGTTCAATCAATTAAGGAGGTTGCTAAAAACAGCGAGTTATCGCTAGATAGAGTTGTTGATATTTTCCAAGAAGCTATTGAATTTGTTATATCACGAAAAATCGACCCTGACGCGCATATTGTAATTGAAGCTAATCTGGAAGATTCAAATTTTAAAGTTTTTAATACAAACGGAATTGTTGTTGAAGATACTTATTTTGATGAGCTGACAAATGAAGAAAAAATTAATGAATCTATTTCATTTATTTTAGTTTCTGATGCAAAAAAGGTCGACGAAAATGCACGTGTTGATGACATTTTTTCAATTGAACTTGACCTTACAGCTTTTGAACAATGACTTTTTACAGCAATCATGCATACTTTTAAACAAAAAATTTCTGAAATTGTTCGTAATAATGTTTTTAATAAATATTCTTTATTAAAAAATCAGGTTGTCTCTGCGACAATAACAAACAAAATTTCAGCTGGTTACATTTTTGAAATTGATGATGACAAAGTTTCTGCTTTTATGCCAAGTCATTATGCAACTGGAAATAATTTAAAAATTGGTTCACGTCATGAAGTTGTTATTGAAAATGTAACTAAAAATACAAAACAGTCTCAAGTTGTCGTTTCATCAAAATCAGTTCAACTTGTTAAGAAAAAAATAATTGATGCAATTCCTGAATTACAATCTAAATATCTTGAAATAGCTTCAATAGCGCGAATTCCTGGTGAAAAATGTAAGGTTGCAATCCGAAAAACTGATGATGCTGAAGCAAATGACATTTCAGAAATTGGCTCAGTTGTTGGCGAAACCGGTTCAAGAATTTTTGCAATTACCCAAGAACTTGATGGCGAAAAAATTGAAGTTATTAAATATGATGACAATATAATTCAATTCATTGTAAATGCAATGTCACCTTCAAAAGTTATTTGCGTAAAAGAGTTCAAAATAAGTCATAAATTACGGCGTTTTACCGTAGTTGTGCCTGATTTTCAACATAGTCTTGCTATTGGGAAAAACGGTTCAAATGTAAAATTAACAGCCGATTTAACTCGTAGTCAACTTCAAATTTTGCCTTATTCTGCAGTTCTAAAAGACAATAATTTCCAAATTGAGTGAAACGGAAATGTCAAAGATCATCAAGAACTAATCGATCTCAAAAACGAATATATGCAACGTCAACAAAGTCGCGCATATCAAAATAAGTGAAATTCATATAGTCGACCTAATAATAGTTTTGACTCAATTTTGCAGCAATTTGAATCTGATATTCTCGAACTTGAAAAACCTTATGGGGTTGAGAATGAATTTATACCTAGAAATAAAGTAAAATCTACTAAAATTCAGCCAGAAATTGCTAAACCCGCTAGTCCTTTGAAACAACCAGCAACTAAAAATAAACCTTCAAACAAAGGCGTTAATAAACAAGAAAATAAACCAAATTACTCAAATTATCAATCAGATTCAGTAGAAAATTCATATTCTTTTTCAAATGTAAATCAAAAAAAATTTTTTGATGCCGATTCTTTGTTTGATTCAGCCGTTAATGAAGCAATTAGCGAAAATGAATTAATCGACAAACAACATTTAGAAGAAGAAGAAGGTAAAAAACAAGACCAAAAAACTCCAAAAGTACAAGTTAATTCTCAAACCGAAGAAAACAGTGAATCATATATCGAAAATGAAAAACAGATTAAAAATTTCAAATCAGATGATGATCTTGTAAAATACACCGGTGTTGATGATATTGATATTGACGATTTTGACTTTTAA